The proteins below are encoded in one region of Dama dama isolate Ldn47 chromosome 21, ASM3311817v1, whole genome shotgun sequence:
- the AZIN1 gene encoding antizyme inhibitor 1 isoform X2, translating into MKGFIDDANYSVGLLDEGTNLGNVIDNYVYEHTLTGKNAFFVGDLGKIVKKHSQWQNIVAQIKPFYTVKCNSTPAVLEILAALGTGFACSSKTEMALVQELGVSPENIIYISPCKQVSQIKYAAKVGVNIMTCDNEVELKKIARNHPNAKVLLHIATEDSIGGEEGNMKFGTTLKNCRHLLECAKELDVQIIGVKFHVSSACKESQVYVHALSDARCVFDMAGEFGFTMNMLDIGGGFTGTEFQLEEVNHVISPLLDVYFPEGSGIKIISEPGSYFVSSAFTLAVNIVAKKVVENDKFSSGGKTGSDEPAFMYYMNDGVYGSFASKLSEDLNTIPEVHKKYKADEPLFTSSLWGPSCDELDQIVENCLLPELNVGDWLIFDNMGADSVHEPSAFNDFQRPAIYYMMSYSDWYEMQDAGITSDTMMKNFFFVPSCIQLSQEDNFSTEA; encoded by the exons ATGAAAGGATTTATTGACGATGCAAACTACTCCGTTGGCCTGTTGGATGAAGGAACAAACCTTGGAAATGTTATTGATAACTATGTTTATGAACATACCCTG ACAgggaaaaatgcattttttgtgGGAGATCTTGGAAAGATTGTGAAGAAGCACAGTCAGTGGCAGAACATAGTGGCTCAGATAAAGCCATTCTACACGGTGAAGTGCAACTCCACTCCCGCTGTGCTTGAGATTTTGGCAGCTCTTGGAACTGGATTTGCTTGTTCTAGTAAA aCTGAAATGGCTTTAGTGCAAGAATTGGGTGTATCTCCAGAAAACATTATTTACATAAGTCCATGCAAGCAAGTGTCTCAGATAAAGTATGCAGCAAAAGTTGGAGTTAATATCATGACATGTGACAATGAAGTTGAATTGAAGAAAATTGCACGTAACCACCCGAATGCCAA GGTCTTACTACATATTGCAACAGAAGATAGTATTGGAGGTGAAGAGGGTAACATGAAGTTTGGCACTACCCTGAAGAACTGTAGGCATCTTTTGGAATGTGCTAAGGAACTTGAtgtccaaattattggagttaa ATTTCATGTTTCAAGTGCCTGCAAAGAATCTCAAGTATATGTACATGCTCTATCTGATGCGCGATGTGTGTTTGACATGGCT GGAGAATTTGGCTTCACAATGAACATGTTAGACATTGGTGGAGGCTTCACAGGAACTGAATTTCAATTGGAAGAG GTTAATCATGTTATCAGCCCTTTGTTGGATGTCTACTTTCCTGAAGGATCTGGCATCAAGATAATTTCTGAACCTGGAAGCTattttgtgtcttctgcatttacACTTGCAGTTAATATCGTAGCAAAGAAAGTTGTTGAAAATGATAAGTTTTCCTCTGGAG gAAAGACCGGAAGTGATGAACCAGCCTTCATGTATTATATGAATGATGGTGTTTATGGTTCTTTTGCAAGTAAACTGTCTGAGGACTTGAATACCATTCCAGAGGTTCACAAG AAATACAAGGCAGATGAGCCTCTGTTTACAAGCAGCCTTTGGGGTCCATCCTGTGATGAGCTTGATCAAATTGTGGAAAACTGTCTTCTTCCTGAGCTGAATGTGGGAGATTGGCTTATCTTTGATAACATGGGAGCAGATTCTGTCCATGAACCATCTGCTTTCAATGATTTTCAGAGGCCAGCTATTTATtacatgatgtcatacagtgaTTG gtaTGAGATGCAAGATGCTGGAATTACTTCAGACACAATGATGAAGAACTTCTTCTTTGTGCCTTCTTGCATTCAGCTGAGCCAAGAAGACAACTTTTCCACTGAAGCTTAA
- the AZIN1 gene encoding antizyme inhibitor 1 isoform X1, with amino-acid sequence MKGFIDDANYSVGLLDEGTNLGNVIDNYVYEHTLTGKNAFFVGDLGKIVKKHSQWQNIVAQIKPFYTVKCNSTPAVLEILAALGTGFACSSKTEMALVQELGVSPENIIYISPCKQVSQIKYAAKVGVNIMTCDNEVELKKIARNHPNAKVLLHIATEDSIGGEEGNMKFGTTLKNCRHLLECAKELDVQIIGVKFHVSSACKESQVYVHALSDARCVFDMAGEFGFTMNMLDIGGGFTGTEFQLEEVNHVISPLLDVYFPEGSGIKIISEPGSYFVSSAFTLAVNIVAKKVVENDKFSSGVGKTGSDEPAFMYYMNDGVYGSFASKLSEDLNTIPEVHKKYKADEPLFTSSLWGPSCDELDQIVENCLLPELNVGDWLIFDNMGADSVHEPSAFNDFQRPAIYYMMSYSDWYEMQDAGITSDTMMKNFFFVPSCIQLSQEDNFSTEA; translated from the exons ATGAAAGGATTTATTGACGATGCAAACTACTCCGTTGGCCTGTTGGATGAAGGAACAAACCTTGGAAATGTTATTGATAACTATGTTTATGAACATACCCTG ACAgggaaaaatgcattttttgtgGGAGATCTTGGAAAGATTGTGAAGAAGCACAGTCAGTGGCAGAACATAGTGGCTCAGATAAAGCCATTCTACACGGTGAAGTGCAACTCCACTCCCGCTGTGCTTGAGATTTTGGCAGCTCTTGGAACTGGATTTGCTTGTTCTAGTAAA aCTGAAATGGCTTTAGTGCAAGAATTGGGTGTATCTCCAGAAAACATTATTTACATAAGTCCATGCAAGCAAGTGTCTCAGATAAAGTATGCAGCAAAAGTTGGAGTTAATATCATGACATGTGACAATGAAGTTGAATTGAAGAAAATTGCACGTAACCACCCGAATGCCAA GGTCTTACTACATATTGCAACAGAAGATAGTATTGGAGGTGAAGAGGGTAACATGAAGTTTGGCACTACCCTGAAGAACTGTAGGCATCTTTTGGAATGTGCTAAGGAACTTGAtgtccaaattattggagttaa ATTTCATGTTTCAAGTGCCTGCAAAGAATCTCAAGTATATGTACATGCTCTATCTGATGCGCGATGTGTGTTTGACATGGCT GGAGAATTTGGCTTCACAATGAACATGTTAGACATTGGTGGAGGCTTCACAGGAACTGAATTTCAATTGGAAGAG GTTAATCATGTTATCAGCCCTTTGTTGGATGTCTACTTTCCTGAAGGATCTGGCATCAAGATAATTTCTGAACCTGGAAGCTattttgtgtcttctgcatttacACTTGCAGTTAATATCGTAGCAAAGAAAGTTGTTGAAAATGATAAGTTTTCCTCTGGAG taggAAAGACCGGAAGTGATGAACCAGCCTTCATGTATTATATGAATGATGGTGTTTATGGTTCTTTTGCAAGTAAACTGTCTGAGGACTTGAATACCATTCCAGAGGTTCACAAG AAATACAAGGCAGATGAGCCTCTGTTTACAAGCAGCCTTTGGGGTCCATCCTGTGATGAGCTTGATCAAATTGTGGAAAACTGTCTTCTTCCTGAGCTGAATGTGGGAGATTGGCTTATCTTTGATAACATGGGAGCAGATTCTGTCCATGAACCATCTGCTTTCAATGATTTTCAGAGGCCAGCTATTTATtacatgatgtcatacagtgaTTG gtaTGAGATGCAAGATGCTGGAATTACTTCAGACACAATGATGAAGAACTTCTTCTTTGTGCCTTCTTGCATTCAGCTGAGCCAAGAAGACAACTTTTCCACTGAAGCTTAA